In the genome of Myroides phaeus, one region contains:
- a CDS encoding ankyrin repeat domain-containing protein, with translation MKKLITTLLFSLLCFAAQAQDIFSAARTNNVAEIESYITQKSDINQADERGNTPLTLACYYNNYDVALLLLQNGANPNAQDSSGNSALMGAIFKGYNTIVALLLEQKASVNQSNYNGATALIFAATFGKAEVTNLLLQAGADKEIKDNRGKTALDYALIQENKEVIALLQ, from the coding sequence ATGAAAAAACTCATTACTACACTTCTATTTTCACTATTGTGTTTTGCTGCACAAGCGCAAGACATATTTTCTGCTGCTCGCACGAATAACGTGGCTGAAATAGAAAGTTATATCACACAAAAATCAGATATAAATCAGGCTGACGAAAGAGGAAATACTCCTTTAACATTAGCTTGTTATTACAATAATTACGACGTTGCACTTTTACTATTGCAAAATGGAGCTAATCCAAACGCACAAGATTCGTCAGGAAATAGTGCTCTAATGGGAGCTATTTTTAAAGGATACAACACAATTGTTGCCTTATTACTTGAGCAAAAAGCATCAGTTAATCAATCGAATTACAACGGAGCAACTGCTTTGATTTTTGCTGCTACTTTCGGTAAAGCCGAAGTAACAAACCTACTCCTACAAGCTGGTGCGGATAAAGAAATAAAGGATAATAGAGGTAAAACAGCCTTAGATTATGCTTTAATTCAAGAAAATAAAGAGGTAATCGCTCTTTTGCAATAA
- a CDS encoding catalase, translating into MIKQTIALGLFAMATCSYGQTLTTNSGAPVGDNQNSKTIGNNGQVLLEDIHLIDKLAAFDRERIPERVVHARGAGAFGEFVAAADFSDVTMADFLSQAGKTTQLVARFSTVTHQQGSPETYRDPRGFAVKFYTEQGNYDLVGNNLPVFFIRDAIKFPDMVHAFKPSPLTNGVSDPNRVFDFFSNLPESTHMLTWLFSDYGIPANFRQMEGNGVHAYKWVNAEGEVTYVKYKWVPQQERKNLTQEEADKIQSKSVEHATLDLYNNIQAGNFPKWDLYVQMLKREDFDALDFNPTDVTKIWPESVAKLIKVGTMTLNQTPTNYFQQVEQAAFAPSNLVPGIEASEDKLLQGRLFSYADTQRHRLTGNFQQIPVNQPKNQVTTYNQNGYMSLRPQSGDVNYQPSTNKPEVVDNAKFKYSKSVFTANTSTTQHVIDKENNFKQAGDLYNSFSKQDKENLIKNLSGALNSVHNKVIVKKMIAFFYQADKNYGNSLLKATNLKLADIQEYIK; encoded by the coding sequence GATAAAACAAACTATAGCATTAGGATTATTTGCAATGGCAACTTGTTCTTATGGACAAACACTAACAACAAACTCTGGTGCTCCTGTAGGAGATAACCAAAACTCAAAAACAATCGGAAACAACGGACAAGTGTTGTTAGAAGATATTCACTTAATTGACAAATTGGCTGCTTTTGACAGAGAGCGTATTCCTGAAAGAGTAGTACACGCAAGAGGTGCTGGAGCATTTGGAGAATTTGTAGCTGCAGCAGATTTTTCTGATGTTACAATGGCCGACTTCTTAAGTCAAGCTGGTAAAACAACACAATTAGTTGCTCGTTTCTCAACGGTAACTCACCAACAAGGTTCGCCTGAAACATATAGAGACCCGCGTGGTTTTGCTGTTAAATTTTATACTGAACAAGGAAACTACGACTTAGTAGGAAACAATTTACCTGTGTTCTTTATTCGTGACGCTATCAAATTCCCTGATATGGTTCACGCTTTTAAACCATCTCCTTTAACAAATGGGGTGTCTGACCCTAACCGTGTGTTTGACTTCTTTTCAAACTTACCTGAGTCTACACATATGCTAACTTGGTTATTCTCTGACTATGGTATTCCTGCTAACTTCCGTCAAATGGAAGGTAATGGTGTACACGCTTACAAATGGGTAAATGCAGAAGGTGAAGTAACGTATGTAAAATACAAATGGGTACCTCAACAAGAAAGAAAAAACCTAACACAAGAAGAGGCTGATAAAATTCAATCTAAAAGTGTAGAACACGCTACATTGGATTTATATAACAACATCCAAGCTGGTAACTTCCCTAAATGGGACTTATACGTTCAAATGTTGAAAAGAGAAGACTTTGATGCTTTAGATTTCAACCCAACTGACGTTACTAAAATCTGGCCTGAGTCTGTTGCAAAACTGATCAAAGTAGGTACAATGACGTTAAATCAAACACCTACTAACTATTTCCAACAAGTAGAACAAGCGGCTTTTGCTCCTTCTAACCTTGTTCCTGGTATTGAAGCGTCTGAAGATAAATTATTACAAGGTAGATTATTCTCTTATGCAGATACACAACGTCACCGTCTTACAGGTAACTTCCAACAGATTCCTGTAAACCAACCTAAAAATCAAGTGACAACGTATAACCAAAATGGGTATATGTCGTTACGTCCACAATCAGGAGATGTAAATTATCAACCATCTACAAACAAACCAGAGGTTGTTGACAATGCTAAATTCAAATACTCTAAATCTGTTTTCACTGCTAATACAAGTACTACACAACACGTAATTGACAAAGAAAACAACTTTAAACAAGCAGGTGATTTATACAATTCTTTCTCTAAACAAGATAAAGAAAACTTAATCAAAAACTTAAGCGGGGCATTAAATAGTGTTCACAATAAAGTGATTGTTAAGAAAATGATTGCATTTTTCTACCAAGCAGATAAAAACTACGGTAACTCTTTATTGAAAGCAACTAATTTAAAACTTGCGGATATTCAAGAATACATCAAATAA